From the genome of Glycine max cultivar Williams 82 chromosome 2, Glycine_max_v4.0, whole genome shotgun sequence, one region includes:
- the GS1GAMMA2 gene encoding glutamine synthetase cytosolic isozyme 2 → MSLLSDLINLNLSDITDKVIAEYIWVGGSGMDMRSKARTLSGLVNDPSKLPKWNYDGSSTGQAPGQDSEVILYPQAIFRDPFRRGNNILVMCDAYTPAGEPIPTNKRNKAAKIFSNPDVAAEEPWYGLEQEYTLLQKDVQWPLGWPLGGFPGPQGPYYCGTGANKAFGRDIVDSHYKACIYAGINISGINGEVMPGQWEFQVGPSVGISAADELWVARYILERITEIAGVVLSFDPKPIQGDWNGAGAHTNYSTKLMRNDGGYEIIKKAIAKLEKRHKEHIAAYGEGNERRLTGRHETADMNTFLWGVANRGASIRVGRDTEKAGKGYFEDRRPASNMDPYVVTSMIAETTILWKP, encoded by the exons ATGTCGTTACTCTCCGATCTTATCAACCTTAACCTCTCCGACATCACCGATAAGGTGATCGCCGAGTACATATG GGTTGGTGGATCTGGCATGGATATGAGGAGCAAAGCAAGG ACTCTCTCGGGACTGGTTAATGACCCTTCCAAGCTTCCCAAGTGGAACTATGATGGTTCCAGCACTGGTCAAGCTCCTGGACAAGATAGTGAAGTGATCTTATA TCCACAAGCAATTTTTCGGGATCCATTCAGGAGGGGTAACAATATCCTG GTTATGTGTGATGCTTACACTCCTGCTGGGGAACCCATTCCTACCAACAAGAGAAATAAAGCTGCAAAGATATTCAGTAATCCGGATGTTGCTGCTGAAGAACCCTG GTATGGTCTTGAGCAGGAATATACATTATTGCAGAAAGATGTCCAATGGCCTCTTGGATGGCCTCTTGGTGGGTTTCCTGGGCCCCAG GGACCATACTATTGTGGAACTGGTGCTAACAAGGCTTTTGGGCGTGATATTGTTGACTCACATTACAAAGCATGTATTTATGCGGGAATTAACATAAGTGGAATCAATGGAGAAGTGATGCCCGGTCAG TGGGAATTCCAAGTTGGTCCATCGGTTGGCATCTCTGCTGCTGACGAGTTGTGGGTTGCTCGTTACATTTTGGAG AGGATCACCGAGATTGCTGGAGTGGTGCTTTCCTTTGACCCTAAACCAATTCAG GGTGATTGGAATGGTGCTGGTGCTCACACAAATTACAG TACCAAGTTGATGAGAAACGATGGTGGCTATGAAATCATCAAAAAAGCAATTGCTAAGTTGGAAAAGAGGCACAAAGAGCACATTGCTGCTTACGGAGAAGGCAATGAACGTCGTTTGACCGGACGACACGAGACGGCTGACATGAACACCTTTTTATGG GGTGTTGCAAACCGTGGTGCTTCTATTAGGGTAGGGAGAGACACTGAAAAGGCAGGGAAGGGATACTTTGAAGATAGGAGGCCTGCCTCTAACATGGACCCTTATGTGGTCACTTCCATGATTGCTGAGACAACTATTCTTTGGAAACCATAA
- the GS1GAMMA2 gene encoding glutamine synthetase cytosolic isozyme 2 isoform X1 produces the protein MSLLSDLINLNLSDITDKVIAEYIWVGGSGMDMRSKARTLSGLVNDPSKLPKWNYDGSSTGQAPGQDSEVILYPQAIFRDPFRRGNNILVMCDAYTPAGEPIPTNKRNKAAKIFSNPDVAAEEPWYGLEQEYTLLQKDVQWPLGWPLGGFPGPQGPYYCGTGANKAFGRDIVDSHYKACIYAGINISGINGEVMPGQWEFQVGPSVGISAADELWVARYILERITEIAGVVLSFDPKPIQGDWNGAGAHTNYRDTLKIGGLPLTWTLMWSLP, from the exons ATGTCGTTACTCTCCGATCTTATCAACCTTAACCTCTCCGACATCACCGATAAGGTGATCGCCGAGTACATATG GGTTGGTGGATCTGGCATGGATATGAGGAGCAAAGCAAGG ACTCTCTCGGGACTGGTTAATGACCCTTCCAAGCTTCCCAAGTGGAACTATGATGGTTCCAGCACTGGTCAAGCTCCTGGACAAGATAGTGAAGTGATCTTATA TCCACAAGCAATTTTTCGGGATCCATTCAGGAGGGGTAACAATATCCTG GTTATGTGTGATGCTTACACTCCTGCTGGGGAACCCATTCCTACCAACAAGAGAAATAAAGCTGCAAAGATATTCAGTAATCCGGATGTTGCTGCTGAAGAACCCTG GTATGGTCTTGAGCAGGAATATACATTATTGCAGAAAGATGTCCAATGGCCTCTTGGATGGCCTCTTGGTGGGTTTCCTGGGCCCCAG GGACCATACTATTGTGGAACTGGTGCTAACAAGGCTTTTGGGCGTGATATTGTTGACTCACATTACAAAGCATGTATTTATGCGGGAATTAACATAAGTGGAATCAATGGAGAAGTGATGCCCGGTCAG TGGGAATTCCAAGTTGGTCCATCGGTTGGCATCTCTGCTGCTGACGAGTTGTGGGTTGCTCGTTACATTTTGGAG AGGATCACCGAGATTGCTGGAGTGGTGCTTTCCTTTGACCCTAAACCAATTCAG GGTGATTGGAATGGTGCTGGTGCTCACACAAATTACAG GGATACTTTGAAGATAGGAGGCCTGCCTCTAACATGGACCCTTATGTGGTCACTTCCATGA